A single Pseudomonas sp. DC1.2 DNA region contains:
- the purT gene encoding formate-dependent phosphoribosylglycinamide formyltransferase — protein sequence MTRIGTPLSPTATRVMLCGCGELGKEVVIELQRLGVEVIAVDRYANAPAMQVAHRSHVINMLDGAALRAVIEAEKPHFIVPEIEAIATGTLVELEAEGFTVIPTARAALLTMNREGIRRLAAEELDLPTSPYHFADTFEDYSKAVEDLGFPCVVKPVMSSSGKGQSLLRSHDDVQKAWDYAQEGGRAGKGRVIIEGFIDFDYEITLLTVRHIGGTTFCAPVGHRQEKGDYQESWQPQAMSPIALAESERVAKAVTEALGGRGLFGVELFIKGDQVWFSEVSPRPHDTGLVTLISQDLSQFALHARAILGLPIPLIRQFGPSASAVILVEGQSTQTAFANLGAALSEPDTALRLFGKPQVNGQRRMGVALARDESIEAARAKATRASQAVVVEL from the coding sequence ATGACCCGTATCGGAACTCCATTGTCGCCAACCGCGACCCGCGTAATGCTGTGTGGCTGTGGTGAGTTGGGCAAGGAAGTGGTGATCGAGCTGCAACGCCTGGGCGTTGAAGTAATTGCCGTGGATCGCTACGCGAACGCGCCGGCCATGCAAGTTGCGCATCGCAGTCACGTGATCAACATGCTCGACGGCGCGGCCCTGCGTGCGGTGATCGAAGCCGAGAAGCCGCACTTTATCGTGCCGGAAATCGAAGCCATCGCCACCGGGACACTGGTTGAGCTGGAAGCCGAAGGCTTTACCGTGATCCCGACGGCACGTGCCGCGCTGCTGACCATGAATCGCGAAGGCATCCGTCGCCTCGCCGCTGAAGAGCTGGACTTGCCGACGTCGCCGTACCACTTTGCCGACACCTTTGAGGATTACAGCAAAGCAGTCGAAGACTTGGGCTTCCCGTGCGTGGTCAAACCGGTCATGAGTTCATCGGGTAAAGGCCAGAGCCTGTTGCGCAGCCACGATGATGTGCAGAAAGCCTGGGATTACGCTCAAGAAGGCGGCCGTGCCGGTAAGGGGCGAGTGATCATCGAAGGCTTTATCGACTTCGATTATGAAATCACCCTGCTGACCGTGCGCCACATTGGCGGCACTACATTCTGTGCGCCGGTCGGTCACCGTCAGGAGAAGGGCGACTACCAGGAATCCTGGCAGCCACAAGCAATGAGCCCGATTGCCCTGGCTGAATCCGAGCGCGTCGCCAAAGCCGTCACCGAGGCGCTGGGTGGTCGTGGTCTGTTTGGCGTTGAGTTGTTCATCAAAGGTGATCAGGTCTGGTTTAGCGAAGTGTCGCCGCGCCCGCATGACACCGGGCTGGTGACCCTGATTTCTCAGGATCTGTCGCAATTTGCGCTGCACGCCCGGGCCATCCTCGGCTTGCCGATTCCATTGATCCGTCAGTTTGGCCCATCGGCGTCGGCGGTGATTCTGGTGGAAGGGCAGTCGACCCAGACCGCTTTCGCCAATCTGGGGGCTGCCCTGAGCGAACCGGATACGGCATTGCGTCTGTTCGGCAAGCCGCAAGTTAACGGCCAGCGTCGGATGGGTGTGGCGCTAGCGCGCGATGAGTCGATCGAAGCGGCTCGCGCTAAAGCGACCCGTGCTTCCCAGGCCGTTGTTGTAGAGCTGTAA
- a CDS encoding MFS transporter → MTTSTAYSDTASVQPTNSATRVATASFIGTAIEFYDFYVYATAAALVIGPVFFAQTSGTAQMLSAFLTFGIAFLARPLGSALFGHFGDRIGRKSTLVASLLLMGVCTTLIGVLPGYDSIGAWAPILLCVLRFGQGLGLGGEWGGAALLATENAPKGKRAWFGMFPQLGPSIGFLAANGLFLTLAMTLNDEQFRAWGWRIPFLLSAVLVMVGLYVRLKLHETPVFANAMARQERVKIPLVELLSQYWAPMLLGAGSMVVCYALFYISTVFSLSYGVSTLGYTRETFLELLCFAVLFMAAATPLSAWASDRYGRKPVLIVGGVLAILSGFLMEPLLTHGTTWGVALFLCIELFLMGVTFAPMGALLPELFPTHVRYTGASAAYNLGGIVGASAAPFFAQKLVAMGGLSYVGGYVSGAAVLSLIAVLCLKETRHNDLNRVA, encoded by the coding sequence ATGACCACCAGCACCGCTTACAGCGACACTGCGTCTGTCCAGCCGACGAACTCCGCCACCCGAGTGGCCACCGCAAGCTTCATCGGCACCGCCATCGAGTTCTACGATTTCTACGTCTATGCCACCGCTGCCGCGTTGGTGATCGGGCCGGTGTTCTTTGCGCAGACGTCCGGCACGGCACAGATGCTCTCGGCGTTTCTCACGTTCGGCATTGCCTTCCTTGCACGACCGCTGGGCTCGGCGCTGTTCGGCCACTTTGGTGACCGTATCGGCCGTAAATCGACCCTGGTCGCTTCGTTGCTGCTGATGGGCGTATGCACCACGCTGATCGGCGTGTTGCCCGGTTACGACAGCATTGGCGCCTGGGCGCCGATTCTGCTTTGCGTGCTGCGCTTCGGCCAAGGCCTGGGGTTAGGCGGTGAATGGGGTGGCGCGGCGCTGTTGGCGACCGAGAATGCCCCCAAAGGCAAGCGCGCCTGGTTCGGCATGTTTCCGCAACTTGGCCCTTCGATTGGCTTTCTGGCGGCCAACGGTCTGTTCCTGACCCTGGCCATGACCCTGAACGACGAGCAGTTCCGCGCCTGGGGCTGGCGGATTCCGTTCCTGCTCAGTGCCGTGCTGGTGATGGTGGGCCTGTATGTGCGTCTCAAGCTCCACGAAACCCCGGTATTTGCTAACGCAATGGCCCGCCAGGAGCGAGTGAAGATTCCGCTGGTCGAGCTGCTCAGCCAATACTGGGCGCCGATGTTGCTGGGGGCCGGGTCGATGGTGGTGTGCTACGCGCTGTTCTATATCTCAACGGTGTTTTCACTGAGTTACGGCGTATCGACACTCGGCTACACGCGTGAAACCTTCCTCGAGCTGCTGTGCTTTGCCGTGCTGTTCATGGCAGCAGCGACCCCGCTGTCGGCCTGGGCCAGCGACCGTTACGGACGTAAACCGGTGTTGATCGTCGGTGGCGTGTTGGCGATTCTGTCCGGTTTTTTGATGGAACCGCTGCTGACCCACGGCACAACCTGGGGCGTGGCGCTGTTCCTGTGCATCGAGCTGTTTTTGATGGGCGTGACATTTGCGCCGATGGGCGCCCTGCTGCCGGAGCTTTTCCCGACCCACGTTCGCTACACCGGTGCCTCGGCGGCGTATAACCTGGGTGGCATTGTTGGCGCCTCGGCGGCACCGTTCTTTGCGCAGAAACTGGTGGCGATGGGCGGTTTGAGTTACGTCGGCGGGTATGTGTCGGGGGCGGCGGTGCTGAGCTTGATAGCGGTGCTGTGCCTGAAGGAAACGCGTCACAACGATTTGAATCGGGTGGCGTGA